The Verrucomicrobiia bacterium genome has a segment encoding these proteins:
- a CDS encoding DUF1080 domain-containing protein, which yields MQHLHLRFIIGLILAGSLQCALAQGEEGFTSIFDGKSLAGWRISNENTNTWKIEDGALVTRGARSHLFYSGDQKPFRNFELKVEVMTDTNSNGGIYFHTQYQENGWPATGFECQVNVSHSDWKKTGSLYDVANLGHTPAKDNTWWTQHITVNGNKITVRIDGIVVLEYSEPAGAQAGRQFTRKLNEGTFGLQAHDPRSVVRYRNIRVKRLD from the coding sequence ATGCAACATCTTCATCTTCGCTTTATTATCGGCCTCATCCTCGCCGGATCGCTGCAATGCGCCCTCGCGCAGGGCGAGGAGGGATTCACATCCATCTTCGACGGCAAATCGCTGGCTGGCTGGAGGATCTCCAACGAGAACACGAACACCTGGAAAATTGAAGACGGTGCATTGGTCACGCGCGGCGCGCGAAGCCACCTGTTCTACAGCGGCGACCAGAAGCCTTTCCGCAATTTCGAACTCAAGGTGGAGGTGATGACCGACACGAATTCAAATGGGGGAATTTACTTTCACACGCAATACCAGGAAAACGGATGGCCGGCCACGGGGTTCGAGTGCCAGGTCAATGTCTCCCACAGCGACTGGAAGAAAACCGGCAGCCTGTATGATGTCGCCAACCTGGGCCACACGCCGGCGAAGGATAACACCTGGTGGACCCAGCACATCACAGTCAATGGCAACAAGATCACGGTGCGAATTGATGGGATTGTCGTGCTGGAATACTCAGAGCCCGCGGGAGCCCAGGCCGGACGGCAGTTTACGCGCAAGTTGAACGAAGGCACCTTTGGCCTGCAAGCGCATGACCCACGCAGTGTGGTGCGCTATCGCAACATTCGCGTCAAGCGCCTCGATTAA
- a CDS encoding YicC/YloC family endoribonuclease has protein sequence MKSMTGYGRGECSQDGFKITVELSSVNRKQTEISVTLPRELEMLEAQIRDIINHQVGRGRVTVRVTLHASAGTMAARLHLNVDLAKAYARELNKLARHLKLEGRATLDHLVRAPGVFQTDEQIAEDEDFWPAVEKALKKGLEGMLKMREREGAHLESDLTERIEAMRKAAREIQKQAPQVAQRYRDQLLERIRNAGLDSPNLDDERLLKEVVYFADRSDITEELTRLQSHFQQFDDCVKSREPIGRTLDFLAQEMNREVNTIGSKANDSLISRGVVTLKAELERFREQAQNVE, from the coding sequence ATGAAGTCCATGACGGGTTACGGCCGCGGCGAGTGCTCGCAGGACGGTTTCAAGATCACTGTTGAACTGAGTTCCGTGAACCGCAAACAGACGGAAATCTCCGTCACGCTGCCTCGCGAGCTGGAGATGCTTGAGGCGCAAATCAGGGACATCATCAATCATCAGGTCGGGCGCGGCCGGGTCACGGTTCGCGTGACGCTCCACGCCAGCGCTGGAACGATGGCCGCCAGGCTGCACCTGAACGTGGACCTCGCCAAGGCGTACGCGCGGGAGCTCAACAAACTGGCGCGCCATCTGAAACTGGAGGGCCGGGCCACGCTCGATCACCTCGTGCGCGCGCCAGGCGTGTTCCAGACGGACGAGCAGATTGCCGAGGATGAGGATTTCTGGCCCGCCGTGGAAAAGGCGCTGAAAAAGGGACTCGAGGGGATGCTGAAGATGCGGGAGCGGGAAGGGGCGCACCTTGAGAGCGACCTGACGGAACGCATCGAGGCGATGCGCAAGGCCGCGCGGGAAATCCAGAAACAGGCTCCACAGGTGGCGCAGCGTTATCGCGACCAGCTTCTCGAACGGATTCGCAACGCGGGTTTGGATTCCCCGAATCTCGACGATGAACGGTTGCTCAAGGAGGTCGTTTATTTCGCCGACCGCTCCGACATCACGGAGGAATTGACACGGCTGCAAAGCCATTTTCAGCAGTTCGATGATTGCGTCAAATCACGGGAACCCATCGGCCGCACGCTTGATTTTTTGGCGCAGGAAATGAACCGCGAGGTGAACACGATTGGCTCCAAGGCGAACGACAGCCTCATCTCGCGCGGGGTTGTCACGTTGAAGGCGGAACTGGAACGTTTTCGCGAACAGGCGCAGAACGTTGAATGA
- the gmk gene encoding guanylate kinase, which produces MNSRRTKTAGAVEEVRPQHPLLILISAPSGGGKTTLCEALLKARPEMTRVITCTTREPRPGEVDGRDYFFLDANSFLKRVQAGNFLEHATVYGNSYGTLKSEVLEKLRRGRDVLLNIDVQGAATVRTSALADPELKRALVTIFLTPPSIAVLETRLKRRATDSAANIQKRLSVARQEIGQWKNFDYLVISDSVDRDLQRTLSIIEAEKMRTARAELPDM; this is translated from the coding sequence ATGAACTCCCGGCGCACCAAGACGGCTGGGGCGGTGGAAGAAGTCCGGCCACAACATCCGCTCCTGATCCTCATTTCCGCCCCGTCAGGCGGCGGCAAGACCACGCTGTGTGAAGCGCTGTTGAAGGCCCGTCCCGAGATGACCCGCGTGATCACGTGCACGACGCGCGAACCGCGGCCGGGCGAGGTCGATGGACGGGATTATTTTTTCCTGGATGCGAATTCATTTCTCAAGCGGGTCCAGGCGGGAAACTTCCTGGAGCACGCCACGGTTTATGGAAACAGCTACGGCACCCTCAAATCCGAGGTGCTGGAAAAACTGCGGCGCGGGCGCGATGTGCTTTTGAACATTGATGTGCAAGGCGCAGCGACGGTGCGGACGAGCGCACTGGCCGATCCTGAATTGAAACGCGCGCTGGTCACGATCTTCCTGACACCGCCTTCCATCGCGGTGCTCGAGACTCGATTGAAAAGACGCGCCACAGATTCCGCTGCCAACATCCAAAAGCGGCTGAGCGTGGCCCGCCAGGAGATCGGCCAATGGAAGAATTTCGATTACCTGGTGATCAGCGACAGCGTCGACCGCGACCTGCAACGAACCCTTTCGATTATTGAGGCTGAAAAGATGCGCACGGCGCGCGCGGAACTGCCTGACATGTGA
- a CDS encoding flavoprotein yields MNGKNIVLGVTGSIAAHKAADLASLLTKRGCAVNVVMTSDAQRFITPLVFKTLTRHPVITSLYDEEEGWKPAHIRLADETRLLLIAPATANTIAKLALGLADDALTCIALALNPGAKILIAPAMNGKMWLHPATQQNVQVLKSRGAEFIGPEEGMLSCGYEGIGRLWPVDKVAERALQLV; encoded by the coding sequence ATGAATGGAAAGAACATCGTCCTCGGAGTCACTGGTTCGATTGCAGCGCACAAAGCCGCCGACCTGGCCAGCCTGCTGACGAAACGGGGCTGCGCCGTGAACGTTGTGATGACCAGTGATGCGCAACGGTTCATCACGCCATTGGTTTTCAAAACCCTGACCCGGCATCCCGTGATCACCAGTCTCTACGATGAGGAGGAAGGCTGGAAACCCGCGCATATCCGCCTCGCTGATGAAACGCGCCTGCTGCTCATTGCGCCGGCGACGGCAAACACCATTGCGAAACTCGCGCTCGGACTTGCGGACGACGCATTGACCTGCATTGCGCTCGCGCTGAATCCCGGTGCGAAAATCCTGATCGCGCCCGCGATGAATGGAAAGATGTGGTTGCATCCCGCGACACAGCAGAACGTGCAGGTGTTGAAATCGCGCGGCGCGGAATTCATCGGTCCCGAGGAAGGGATGCTGTCCTGCGGCTATGAAGGCATCGGGCGGCTCTGGCCGGTCGACAAGGTGGCTGAACGCGCATTGCAGTTGGTTTGA
- a CDS encoding HAMP domain-containing sensor histidine kinase produces the protein MNLTQWKAVAWLRGLLATQQPEPEHQAERIAAMQLHIVLPAKAGVILVAIYYLFFFGWFRDTPAPHTVAMQFLKGYFVVYLLCNVLVGALFWKRAAPATFRWLVFTLGILDGVFVSGLVFLTGGFDSTAFWLFPGLIVLNAFSIPMMMPQLGLNLLLSLFYFISGAVEVTTPPPTLMDVPSGVVRPVHRGTNESEVTMRTNLPSRDWMRNIPYQEEEPENPDAEPLFLKLTVLWLLAACCYGVQVLAERQRRVAEEARESAVRQAQLHSAGRLAAEFAHQIKNPLAIINNAAYSMRKALNAGRYDVLRQIEIIQEEVERSDQIVTQIMGYAQLTEGRVEKLDVAQELDAAIEQIFPPGEETGIHVERMYVRNFPPLLMQRRHLRDALSNLIQNAREAVPEKGEVTVSAVVRADHSVEISVRDNGGGVAPDKVERIFEAYYSTKAKGSGLGLAIVKHNVELYAGTVRLETELGKGARFILTFPAKTVIGAVRER, from the coding sequence ATGAACTTGACCCAATGGAAAGCGGTGGCCTGGCTGCGCGGCCTGCTGGCCACACAGCAACCCGAACCCGAGCACCAGGCCGAGCGCATCGCGGCGATGCAGCTGCACATTGTGCTGCCAGCAAAGGCCGGAGTCATCCTGGTCGCCATCTACTATCTTTTCTTCTTCGGCTGGTTCCGCGACACCCCTGCGCCTCACACGGTGGCGATGCAGTTCCTCAAGGGTTACTTCGTGGTTTATCTCCTGTGCAACGTCCTCGTGGGAGCGCTGTTTTGGAAGCGCGCGGCGCCTGCCACATTCCGGTGGCTCGTCTTTACGCTGGGCATTCTCGATGGCGTCTTCGTATCGGGTCTTGTGTTTCTCACGGGCGGATTTGACAGCACCGCCTTCTGGCTTTTTCCCGGCCTCATTGTGCTGAATGCGTTCAGCATTCCGATGATGATGCCGCAGCTGGGGTTGAACCTTCTGCTCAGCCTTTTCTATTTCATCTCGGGTGCCGTCGAAGTCACAACGCCGCCCCCAACCCTGATGGATGTGCCTTCAGGTGTCGTGCGCCCTGTGCATCGCGGAACAAACGAATCCGAGGTCACGATGCGAACGAATCTTCCGTCACGCGATTGGATGCGAAACATTCCGTATCAGGAGGAGGAGCCGGAAAATCCTGACGCCGAGCCGCTGTTCCTCAAGCTCACCGTCTTGTGGCTTCTTGCCGCATGTTGTTATGGCGTGCAGGTGCTGGCAGAGCGGCAGCGGCGCGTGGCCGAGGAAGCGCGGGAATCCGCCGTTCGTCAGGCGCAATTGCATTCAGCCGGAAGGCTGGCGGCGGAATTCGCGCATCAAATCAAGAACCCGCTCGCAATCATCAACAACGCGGCCTATTCCATGCGCAAGGCGCTGAACGCGGGGCGTTATGATGTGCTGCGGCAGATTGAAATCATCCAGGAGGAAGTGGAACGGTCGGATCAAATCGTCACGCAGATCATGGGTTACGCGCAGCTGACGGAAGGACGCGTCGAGAAGCTGGACGTCGCCCAAGAGCTGGATGCCGCGATTGAACAGATTTTCCCGCCCGGGGAGGAAACCGGAATTCACGTGGAGCGGATGTATGTGCGCAACTTTCCGCCCTTGCTGATGCAGCGCCGGCATCTCCGGGACGCCCTCAGCAACCTGATTCAGAACGCCCGCGAGGCGGTGCCCGAAAAGGGTGAGGTTACAGTGTCGGCAGTGGTGCGGGCGGATCATTCCGTCGAGATTTCCGTCCGTGACAACGGAGGTGGCGTTGCGCCCGACAAGGTGGAACGCATCTTCGAAGCCTACTATTCCACGAAGGCGAAGGGATCGGGCCTCGGCCTGGCAATCGTGAAGCACAACGTGGAATTGTACGCAGGCACGGTGCGGCTCGAAACTGAGCTTGGAAAAGGCGCGCGGTTTATCTTAACGTTTCCAGCGAAAACGGTGATAGGCGCGGTCCGAGAGCGATGA
- a CDS encoding sigma-54 dependent transcriptional regulator, whose translation MTQALPVLVVDDEKNMRASLATVIGDEGYAVRTVESAEQALELLGHEDFFMVITDARLGGMSGYDFLGRLRAQWPALPVLMITAYATPKLAVEAIQAGAIDYLSKPFAPEELLHAVQRCAERHQLIQENATLRARAGEAPRVEDIVGESPRLRDLKQLIHTVAPTDARVLVLGESGTGKELVAGALHSLSKRRKSPYVRINCAAIPETLLESELFGHEKGAFTGALKQKPGRVEEADGGTIFLDEIADMSRPLQAKLLRFLEDGSFTRVGGTQELRVNLRLIAATNRDIVDAIRQDEFREDLFHRLNVVQFRLPPLRERGDDVLLLAEHFLRHFNAGMNKRVKGLSRFARQKLLSHHWPGNVRELKNVIERALILENETEIQASSIPDFKLEAQLHKNVAPQITGEQALDELVANFERELINAMLERNNFSLTRTAEQLKLSRHALRYRMQRLNIGTDEDEDEDKGAPAGKEGGA comes from the coding sequence GTGACGCAGGCCCTTCCAGTGCTCGTCGTTGATGACGAAAAGAACATGCGGGCATCGCTCGCAACCGTCATTGGCGATGAAGGCTACGCCGTGCGGACGGTCGAATCGGCCGAGCAAGCACTGGAGCTGCTGGGACACGAGGACTTCTTCATGGTCATCACAGACGCACGGCTGGGCGGCATGAGTGGTTACGATTTCCTGGGAAGGTTGCGCGCGCAATGGCCTGCGCTTCCCGTCCTGATGATCACCGCGTACGCAACGCCAAAGCTTGCGGTTGAAGCCATCCAGGCGGGCGCCATTGATTATCTCTCGAAACCGTTTGCGCCCGAGGAACTGCTGCACGCCGTTCAACGCTGTGCCGAGCGGCATCAACTGATCCAGGAAAACGCCACGTTGCGCGCGCGCGCCGGGGAGGCGCCGCGGGTGGAGGACATTGTCGGGGAATCGCCGCGCCTGCGTGACTTGAAACAGCTGATCCATACCGTGGCGCCAACCGACGCGCGCGTGCTGGTTCTTGGTGAAAGCGGAACGGGCAAGGAGCTTGTGGCAGGCGCGCTCCACAGCCTGAGCAAGCGCCGCAAGTCGCCGTATGTGCGGATCAATTGCGCGGCGATCCCGGAAACGCTGCTGGAAAGCGAACTGTTCGGTCACGAGAAGGGAGCCTTCACGGGGGCGCTGAAACAAAAGCCGGGCCGGGTGGAGGAGGCGGACGGAGGAACCATTTTTCTCGATGAAATCGCCGACATGAGCCGGCCTTTGCAGGCAAAGCTGCTGCGGTTTCTTGAGGACGGGAGTTTTACGCGGGTCGGCGGCACACAGGAGTTGCGCGTGAACTTGCGGCTGATTGCGGCGACGAACAGGGACATCGTCGATGCCATCCGGCAGGATGAATTTCGCGAGGACCTGTTCCACCGCCTGAACGTGGTCCAGTTTCGCCTTCCGCCGCTGCGCGAGCGTGGCGACGACGTGCTCCTTCTTGCAGAACATTTTCTTCGCCACTTCAACGCGGGAATGAACAAGCGTGTCAAAGGCCTTTCCCGATTCGCGCGGCAGAAATTGCTGTCGCATCATTGGCCCGGCAACGTGCGGGAGCTGAAGAACGTGATTGAACGCGCGCTGATCCTGGAGAATGAAACCGAGATCCAGGCCTCCAGCATTCCAGACTTCAAGCTCGAGGCGCAGTTGCACAAAAACGTGGCGCCGCAGATCACCGGCGAGCAGGCGCTTGATGAGCTGGTTGCCAATTTCGAACGCGAATTGATCAATGCCATGCTGGAACGAAACAACTTCAGCCTTACCCGGACCGCCGAGCAGCTCAAGCTCAGCCGCCACGCACTGCG